One window of Hymenobacter sp. BRD128 genomic DNA carries:
- a CDS encoding Uma2 family endonuclease, with protein sequence MGQPATPPRHYTLKEYFALQEKSAAKYEYVEGEAFAVGGASLAHNLIKGNLVAALRPPVRRQGGRVLDESVLLVVRANAFYTYPDVLVTLDPADRRDPYLVRHPLLLAEILSSATAEYDRTEKFANYQKLPSLRHYLLISQSAWVVEWFRRDAAGQWVYTLLSTPDDVLEIPDLGLSLPLRELYDDTDVAPRRVLPGLE encoded by the coding sequence ATGGGACAACCTGCCACGCCGCCCCGCCACTACACGCTGAAAGAATACTTCGCGCTGCAAGAAAAAAGCGCGGCGAAGTATGAGTACGTTGAAGGCGAGGCCTTTGCGGTGGGCGGCGCTAGCCTGGCGCACAACCTTATTAAGGGCAATCTGGTGGCAGCGCTGCGCCCGCCGGTGCGGCGCCAGGGCGGCCGGGTGCTCGACGAAAGCGTGCTGCTGGTGGTGCGGGCCAATGCTTTCTACACCTACCCCGACGTGCTGGTGACCCTCGACCCGGCCGACCGCCGCGACCCCTACCTGGTGCGCCACCCGCTGCTGCTGGCCGAAATCCTGTCATCCGCCACGGCCGAGTACGACCGTACCGAGAAATTTGCCAACTACCAGAAGCTGCCGAGCCTGCGCCATTATCTACTCATCTCGCAGAGCGCCTGGGTAGTCGAGTGGTTTCGGCGCGACGCCGCCGGGCAGTGGGTCTACACCCTGCTCAGTACCCCCGACGACGTGCTCGAAATTCCCGACCTGGGCCTGAGCCTGCCCCTGCGCGAACTCTACGACGACACCGACGTGGCCCCGCGCCGCGTGCTGCCGGGCCTGGAGTAG
- a CDS encoding aldehyde dehydrogenase family protein, with amino-acid sequence MALSASLPVVAASPTANRFAAGFAALRANAPALRAEDAAARRCRLARLEGWLLANRAAIQQALYQDFKKPPEETDLTEIWPSLTELRHTSRQLKKWLAPLAVGTPMALLGTRSWVQPEPKGVVLIIAPWNYPFYLALDPLASAIAAGNAVVVKPAEQTPATSALLRRLAEELFQPNEVLVLEGGKEVASELLRLPWNHIFFTGSPQIGKIVMRAAAEHLSGLTLELGGKSPAIVDDTANLRDAAEKIVWGKFLNAGQTCVAPDYLLVQASVHDALVAELRRAIHNYYGADNEEIKASQSFARIVNAHHFARLAALLEDAEARGATVAQGGSFDEPQCYLEPTILTQVPAGAAILEEEIFGPLLPVLSFERLPEAAAYVNARLPPLAQYVFTTSPANRRYLLDTVAAGGAAVNETIIQLAHPDLPFGGVGNSGLGKAHGYAGFLAFSNEKAVLQQRVGFTGIKQFYPPYTGRVRRLLGLLLKYL; translated from the coding sequence ATGGCCCTTTCTGCTTCTTTGCCTGTTGTGGCGGCTAGCCCCACGGCCAACCGCTTTGCCGCCGGGTTTGCCGCGCTGCGCGCCAATGCGCCGGCCCTGCGCGCCGAGGATGCGGCGGCCCGCCGCTGCCGGCTAGCCCGGCTGGAAGGCTGGCTCCTGGCCAACCGCGCCGCTATTCAACAGGCGCTGTACCAGGATTTTAAGAAGCCGCCCGAGGAAACTGACCTTACCGAAATCTGGCCTTCACTCACCGAGCTGCGCCACACCAGCCGGCAGCTCAAAAAGTGGCTGGCCCCACTGGCGGTGGGCACGCCAATGGCCCTGCTGGGCACCCGCAGCTGGGTGCAGCCCGAGCCCAAGGGCGTAGTGCTCATCATCGCGCCCTGGAACTACCCGTTTTATTTGGCCCTCGACCCGCTGGCCTCGGCCATTGCGGCCGGCAATGCGGTGGTGGTGAAGCCCGCCGAGCAAACGCCCGCTACCTCGGCGCTGCTGCGCCGGCTGGCCGAGGAGCTGTTTCAGCCCAATGAAGTGCTGGTGCTGGAAGGCGGCAAGGAGGTAGCCAGCGAGCTGCTGCGCCTGCCCTGGAACCACATTTTCTTCACCGGCTCGCCGCAGATTGGCAAAATCGTGATGCGCGCCGCCGCCGAGCACCTCAGCGGCCTCACGCTGGAGCTGGGCGGCAAGAGCCCGGCCATTGTAGATGACACGGCCAACCTGCGCGACGCGGCCGAGAAAATCGTGTGGGGCAAGTTCCTGAACGCCGGCCAAACCTGCGTGGCGCCCGACTACCTGCTGGTGCAGGCCAGCGTGCACGACGCGCTGGTAGCCGAGCTGCGGCGAGCTATTCATAACTATTATGGTGCTGACAATGAGGAAATTAAAGCGTCGCAGTCTTTCGCCCGCATTGTCAATGCCCACCACTTTGCCCGGCTGGCCGCCCTGCTCGAAGACGCCGAAGCGCGCGGCGCTACCGTGGCCCAGGGCGGCAGCTTCGACGAGCCGCAGTGCTACCTCGAACCCACTATTCTGACCCAGGTACCGGCCGGCGCGGCCATCCTGGAGGAAGAGATATTTGGCCCGTTGCTGCCCGTTCTCAGCTTCGAGCGCCTGCCCGAGGCGGCGGCCTACGTCAATGCCCGGCTGCCGCCGCTGGCGCAGTACGTGTTCACCACCAGCCCCGCCAACCGCCGCTACCTGCTCGATACCGTGGCGGCCGGCGGCGCGGCCGTGAACGAGACGATTATCCAGCTCGCGCACCCCGATTTGCCTTTTGGCGGCGTCGGCAACAGCGGTCTGGGCAAGGCCCACGGCTACGCGGGCTTCCTGGCGTTCAGCAACGAGAAGGCCGTGTTGCAGCAGCGCGTGGGCTTCACCGGCATCAAGCAGTTTTACCCGCCCTACACCGGCCGCGTGCGCCGCCTGCTCGGCTTGCTGCTGAAGTATTTGTAA
- a CDS encoding SDR family oxidoreductase — translation MSDKPTVFPPQHQEAGAGQPGLEYKMTPEPEHIRPGYKGADKLQNKIALITGGDSGIGRAVAVHFAREGADVAICYFPTEQQDAEKTQQLVQAEGRRCLLLPGDLKVPAFCDEIVARTVAEYGQLDVLVNNAAEQNWHDSLEEITNEELDSIFNLNIIAMFRITRSALKHLKEGAAIINTTSVNAYKGNEQLLDYTSTKGAIEGFTRALSLQLIKKGIRVNSVAPGPIWTPFITGAGLLKVPVFGREVPMGRAGQPSEVAPAYVFLASEDASYFSGQTLHPNGGSVVNA, via the coding sequence ATGTCTGATAAGCCCACTGTTTTCCCACCTCAGCACCAAGAGGCGGGCGCCGGCCAGCCCGGCCTCGAATACAAGATGACGCCCGAGCCCGAGCACATTCGCCCCGGTTACAAAGGCGCCGACAAGCTACAAAACAAGATTGCCCTCATCACGGGCGGCGACTCGGGTATCGGGCGGGCCGTGGCCGTGCACTTTGCCCGCGAAGGTGCCGACGTGGCCATCTGCTACTTTCCTACCGAGCAGCAGGACGCCGAAAAAACCCAGCAGTTGGTGCAGGCCGAAGGCCGCCGCTGCCTGCTGCTGCCCGGCGACTTGAAAGTGCCCGCCTTTTGCGACGAAATCGTGGCCCGCACAGTGGCCGAATACGGCCAGCTCGACGTGCTGGTGAACAATGCCGCCGAGCAAAACTGGCACGACTCGCTCGAAGAAATTACCAACGAGGAGCTCGATAGCATCTTCAATCTCAACATCATCGCCATGTTCCGCATCACGCGGTCGGCGCTGAAGCACCTCAAGGAAGGGGCGGCCATTATTAATACCACCTCGGTGAATGCCTATAAGGGCAACGAGCAGCTGCTCGACTACACTTCGACTAAGGGTGCCATTGAGGGATTTACGCGGGCGCTGTCGTTGCAGCTCATCAAAAAAGGCATCCGGGTCAACTCGGTGGCGCCGGGGCCCATCTGGACGCCTTTCATCACGGGGGCCGGCCTGCTCAAGGTGCCGGTTTTTGGCCGCGAAGTGCCCATGGGGCGCGCCGGCCAGCCTTCGGAGGTGGCCCCGGCCTACGTATTCCTGGCCTCGGAAGACGCCTCCTATTTCTCGGGCCAGACGTTGCACCCCAACGGCGGCTCGGTGGTGAATGCCTAA
- a CDS encoding pseudouridine synthase, whose amino-acid sequence MTDQPLARASAAPAHRHFVLHKPWGYLSQFTSEFAKEVKKKRFLGELGNFPAGTMAIGRLDEDSEGLLLLTTDGRVSEQVRSRHIEKEYYAQVDGLLTPAALASLQAGVDISLHGTPYRTRPCQARLLAAAPDLPPRGRRIRDDRHGPTSWVAIVVTEGKFRQVRKMTAAVGFPTLRLVRVRVGEVRLEGLPAGASREVSSFFKN is encoded by the coding sequence GTGACCGACCAACCGCTAGCCCGAGCTTCTGCCGCGCCCGCCCACCGCCACTTTGTGCTGCACAAGCCCTGGGGCTACCTCAGCCAGTTCACCAGCGAGTTTGCCAAAGAAGTAAAAAAGAAGCGCTTTCTGGGCGAGCTGGGCAATTTTCCGGCCGGCACGATGGCCATCGGCCGGCTCGATGAGGACAGCGAAGGCCTGCTGCTGCTCACCACCGACGGCCGCGTGAGCGAGCAGGTGCGCAGCCGCCACATCGAGAAAGAATACTATGCCCAGGTCGATGGCCTGCTCACCCCCGCAGCCCTGGCTAGCCTGCAAGCGGGCGTCGATATCAGCCTCCACGGCACGCCCTACCGCACGCGGCCCTGCCAGGCGCGCCTGCTGGCGGCCGCGCCCGACTTGCCGCCGCGCGGCCGCCGCATTCGCGACGACCGCCACGGGCCGACCAGCTGGGTAGCCATCGTCGTGACCGAAGGCAAGTTTCGGCAGGTGCGCAAAATGACGGCCGCCGTGGGGTTTCCGACCCTGCGGCTGGTGCGCGTGCGCGTGGGAGAAGTGCGGCTCGAGGGGTTGCCAGCGGGCGCTAGCCGCGAGGTTAGCAGTTTTTTCAAAAATTAA
- a CDS encoding cold-shock protein codes for MARAQESFSKKENEKKRLKKQQEKAERREERQANKKDSSLEEMLAYVDENGNITTTPPDPTRKKKEINAEDIVVGVPKQEDREPEDTQRTGTVTFFNSSKGYGFIKDAVSQESIFVHANALGGLTLLEGNKVTFEVEPGMKGPTAVRVKMAS; via the coding sequence ATGGCCAGAGCGCAAGAAAGTTTCAGTAAGAAAGAGAACGAAAAGAAGCGGCTGAAAAAGCAGCAGGAGAAAGCTGAGCGCCGCGAAGAGCGCCAGGCCAATAAGAAGGATTCCAGCCTGGAAGAGATGCTGGCCTACGTGGATGAGAATGGCAACATTACGACCACGCCGCCCGACCCGACCCGCAAGAAGAAGGAAATCAACGCCGAAGATATCGTAGTAGGCGTGCCCAAGCAGGAAGACCGCGAGCCGGAAGATACTCAGCGCACCGGCACCGTCACGTTCTTCAACTCCTCGAAGGGCTACGGCTTCATCAAGGATGCCGTGAGCCAGGAAAGCATTTTCGTGCACGCCAACGCCCTCGGCGGCCTCACGCTGCTCGAAGGCAACAAGGTCACGTTTGAGGTAGAGCCGGGCATGAAAGGCCCGACCGCCGTGCGCGTGAAAATGGCCAGCTAA